From the genome of Pseudomonadota bacterium, one region includes:
- a CDS encoding NADH-quinone oxidoreductase subunit A: MGELNPYLGVLLLGIAAAGFLVTMVLLSIFLGPKNPTKTKQMPWECGAIPVGSVREQRFSVRFYLVAVLFILFDIEVIFMYPWAVVLEQMGVMALWPMLSFMGVLLVGLIYVWQKGVFNWND; this comes from the coding sequence ATGGGCGAATTAAATCCCTATCTCGGAGTTCTGTTGCTAGGCATTGCGGCAGCCGGGTTTTTAGTAACCATGGTGTTGTTATCAATCTTTCTTGGGCCAAAGAATCCGACCAAGACCAAGCAGATGCCGTGGGAGTGTGGGGCGATACCTGTCGGCTCAGTTAGGGAGCAACGTTTTAGTGTGCGCTTCTACCTCGTAGCCGTGCTCTTTATTCTGTTCGATATCGAGGTGATCTTTATGTATCCGTGGGCCGTTGTGCTTGAGCAGATGGGAGTAATGGCGTTATGGCCGATGCTCTCGTTTATGGGGGTGCTATTGGTAGGCTTGATCTACGTGTGGCAGAAGGGCGTTTTTAACTGGAACGATTAG